A genomic region of Gemmata massiliana contains the following coding sequences:
- a CDS encoding DUF7948 domain-containing protein, with amino-acid sequence MPRRLRLWIDPFAALQDLRAFVAARCRAAWRRLGTGPEFDDRVRPVKLELRPMDWRNPPSETIGGTALPLAVTAAAAAAAVYFAATFEAHDAHAAAAAQAEGVLGYDTTHGLVLPIVEPEPSATGPVNSDPGAALDGAGSTLRTDLDDPVRAGAGAFDDFGSGDAPETEGGMFSGSGAGGMTAGTTGSSAPNDFDGPAALGLTGFNGLAGLGGATTPGFYPLSAGLAGTGIPAAGNTTTGAAGAADPTVSGAAPGATGNGSGTGGPTGDGGLFGNPERRPGTILNYDTTTQPVRFVQNAGQWADGLDFVVRGAGYQVALARDAATIGLPRTATDAERARLGGGTVFDALRLEWSGASPDARARGEGALGSVSNYLSGADPTGWRTGVAEFSAVRYADLWAGVDLVYHGAGARQLEYDLVVKPGASSAGVGFAVRGADARVDEEGRLVLTTAAGTELVQDAPVVYQTGADGARTAVAGAYRVRADGSIGFEVGEYDRARELVIDPVLGYTSAFGGTGADVAYGVAADAAGNAYAVGYTESANFPVTGGAFDTTFGANRDAFVAKLGPTGSIVWASYLGGSGGPSGSDEAHGVALGSDGSVYVVGQTSSSNFPTTAGAFMPTSGGGSLPYDAFVTKMAPDGTTLTYSSYLGGAGSDFAYGVAVDRSSGEAVVVGYTSKPPFGTDFPTLNAAQGTRSGNRDAFVTRFNAAGSTLVFSTFLGGSASVLETGYGVALESSGAIDVVGVTDSADFPVPGSGYDRVLAGGSDAFLVRYSAAGAVLAGTLYGGSGDETGYAVAVDRTDRVYVTGSTTSTDLPTRNPVQGTSGGGQDAFVARFTGLSAAPEFATYQGGSGTDTGYGIAADADGRAVVVGTSGGVVRYTPLGTAIDYTGTGSGLSAGFAAAVSGDAMYGAGSNGFSDAIVVRFGPVPAPVITGFADDTGSSNSDRLTYDTTPTVNGTAPASSTVSVYRRATGTAAPVLLGTATATAGGLWTYTLATMSGDGAYALTATATVSGQVSAPSAPLTFTLDTTAPGVAVSVATQTYDRRPPITVTASDLYGLSTAGTVVLDVDLNGDNDYLDPGEANFATGTLTNGAVTFESYSTYLTVGVTAHVRARALDRAGNEGTSAVRSVLVSASPTSWAVTSATPDARSGYGGAYGWTTVTDALVYAGNVTASVALDLDMSTSACGCQNPYLVYNSQEAAPAPTVQARLQSDSALGVPTQVLGTLTWDGAVVGTVSYDLTALSPGGEWVFGLAPTTSLGTGRHTYALDLFVDYTGTVNDVSRSATGQTFLVDRSNSAYGAGWSFSNTDALVTVAASGAYPAGLLRLYGKGGWAFYPSAGAGAYTSPAGDAGALATFGSGWRYTNWDGKVLTFDASGRMTTWTSPDGTETLTYTYDGAGTGTAMRVATMAGPDGGVATFAYSGALLSSVLAPGARTTTFALSGTDLVTVTDPTARTHTFAYAAHRLTGETATGVATAYSYANGLAQTVQVGTDPVATVTAALATGVGKAGTVTGGGIRGVYTDPLANGTVYAFNKFGQPVQRVAPDGGKESYARDANGYVTGYTDQLDRVTTYTVNARGQMTGVVNPDLTVATYIYGGANGALSAYMDSRGGLWTYTSDSFGRPTTSKDPLGRVTTYTYASGLLQTTVDGLGNVVTYQYDAARRRTGALSGGAVTGTTGYDAAGNAVTWVDAFGKTTTTAYDKAGRVTAVTDALGKTTTSVYATSGQLLSTTDPVGNVTSYVYDASGRLVVTIEAYGTLLERRTTSVYDGVGNLIATVDPLGHRTTTLLDSLYRVSAIVDALGNRTTTAYDLLGQVGASIDPLGRLTRFGYDSQGRQITVTDALGNVSSTVYDADSHVIATVDPLGHRTTSVYDGAGQLIASVDALGKATSFGYDKAGQQITVTDPRGNVTTTQYDARGRAEAVIDGAGKRATTVFDVADRVTATVDPRGNRTSYSYDSVGRVVEVQDALGKVTSTVYDAAGRTIATVDTRGNRTTTGYDALSRVSTTQDVLGNYTTSVYDAADRVIAVVDARGNRVTSVYDDVDREIATVDALGNRSTCVYDAAGNMIVSLNAKGYATTSTYDGLNRVIATTDPLGAVSSVSFDAAGRVVTKTDPRGNVTTVVYDDANRVVEVVDALGNRSTTVYDEAGNATVTVDALGRRTTSTFDSLNRVVTVKDALNQVSTIVYDEAGNVVSVTDPLNHTTTSTYDRLNRVSVVTDARNKSTTTTYDETGNVRTVTDPLNHTTTWVYDQLNRVSVVTDARNKSTTTTYDEAGNVRTVTDPLNRVTTYGYDARNLQVARTDPAGKVWTTQYDELGRAWRQVDPLGNDARTYFDAAGRAAESADALGNRRTTVFDNAGNAVAAVDPLGNRTTVTFDALNRAVAMQDALGFRSTSLYDAVGNVTVTVDALNRRTTTAFDALNRVVTVKDARNGVTSTTYDKAGNVATRTDPLGHTTSYGYDTVNRLVTTTDPLGKVVTTAYDDAGNITASTDPLNHTTSWVYDELNRSVETVDPLNNRTTSVYDAAGQLSASVDARGNRTSYTYDPRGLVQTATDPFGKITTSVYDAAGNRTAVTNTRGFTTTSAYDVLNRVLATTDALGNTTTSVYDAAGNVVATIDALGYRATSVYDQLNRVVASVDALGNRATVGYDAVGNVASRTDGLNRVTSYGYDELDRAITETDPRGFTTTSAYDAAGNRTGVIDALGNRTTWVYDPADRVITETDPFGASATYAFDAAGRRTSETDRLGRRRDYTYDDANRVATEKWYAVGGALTQTQTWTYDKAGNMLTAVDPDGAYTLTYDALNRVITVQEPFGLTLTMGYDFVGNRTSVQDSKNGFTTVTFDGLDRQTSEQTAGTGVSATRFDYAYTARSEVASLTRYSNLAGTTVVGTTTYDYDAAGRETHLKSTSGSGTVLANYTYTFDAADQMTAKQENGTTTSYSYDAAGQLTADGATTYGYDKTGNRTNTGYVTGSGNRMTSDGVWTYTYDANGNVVKRSKGASSDTWVYGFDNRNQMTSAAYSASDGGTVSQRVTYVYDAFGNRIERDAWNGTTTVERYAMDGWDPAKPNAVGTENFDTWVDMDNVNALTVRRMFGTGSDEQIARQTSSGTILWYLNDPQQSVRQLTDNTGNLVGTLAYSAFGQLTASSGTLDRYRFTSREVDVVTGFQYSRGRNYDAFSGKWLSADPLSFAAGDANLYRYVGNQPTTRTDPSGLQMASSVVTNAGAAIAGGVFAAVAARGRIQEVFLDQKDSKSVIESTGGKIEGSLAYVMGSKLAIHRAKIVIPLPLSQAVCDDIKVRISTDSGSAASAAIGGGPMALVNGPGLTYGFPGGIAKNVKIDRTAKEVTIDIFGIDPDRLLPEEINKYSMRLNWQISFQGGADGTWVKIPNSNYNHYVIYTTWKTPKIADTRLYQDFLDAGVRGAGGKKPSNELQAVDLLFGAFRNRRFQGSNGKPVSYYKNGGVHLENRVGARDLLISCDGQCDDWANLFVKVLRAQGIEPKGNNGIWTYSTDDNKNKNLREWFLVKGQWQFNGNPPVKMIKSVTVGGKDYEYANVREKGREAWARFNGAGSVSVPTSFLSKPFPPMVTYKKGVGEPVGQNTQNPFPSFTNHVVVFWGPDGGRIPSFVPFIGGLNRIYDPSYGTVSAKTAFVDNAIFAYVIPAETKLSNVRKTAKGEDGQVVSVWLFRTPDATDNDTKRWVKSEER; translated from the coding sequence ATGCCGCGCCGCCTCCGCTTGTGGATCGACCCGTTCGCCGCGCTCCAGGACCTGCGCGCGTTCGTCGCGGCCCGGTGCCGGGCCGCGTGGCGCCGCCTGGGCACCGGGCCCGAGTTCGACGACCGGGTTCGCCCGGTCAAACTCGAACTGCGCCCGATGGACTGGCGCAACCCGCCGTCCGAGACGATCGGGGGCACCGCGCTGCCGCTCGCGGTGACGGCAGCGGCGGCGGCTGCCGCCGTCTACTTCGCGGCCACGTTCGAGGCCCATGATGCGCACGCAGCGGCCGCAGCACAGGCCGAGGGCGTGCTCGGGTACGACACGACGCACGGACTCGTTCTCCCGATCGTCGAACCGGAGCCGAGCGCGACGGGGCCCGTGAACTCGGACCCGGGGGCCGCGCTCGACGGCGCTGGCAGTACTCTCCGCACTGATTTGGACGACCCGGTGCGCGCCGGCGCGGGCGCGTTCGATGATTTCGGGTCGGGCGACGCGCCGGAAACCGAAGGGGGAATGTTTTCGGGCTCCGGTGCCGGGGGGATGACCGCGGGCACGACCGGGAGTTCGGCCCCGAACGACTTCGACGGCCCCGCCGCACTCGGGCTCACCGGGTTCAACGGGCTTGCCGGCCTGGGCGGGGCGACCACCCCGGGGTTCTATCCGCTTTCGGCGGGCCTTGCCGGAACCGGAATCCCGGCAGCCGGTAATACGACAACTGGCGCCGCCGGCGCGGCCGATCCGACCGTTTCGGGCGCCGCGCCCGGGGCCACCGGGAACGGCTCGGGTACCGGCGGGCCGACCGGCGACGGGGGGCTGTTCGGCAACCCCGAGCGGCGCCCGGGCACGATCCTCAACTATGACACCACGACCCAGCCCGTGCGGTTCGTCCAGAACGCGGGCCAGTGGGCCGACGGGCTCGATTTCGTGGTGCGCGGGGCCGGGTACCAGGTCGCGCTCGCCCGCGACGCGGCCACGATCGGGCTCCCGCGCACCGCGACCGATGCCGAGCGCGCGCGGCTCGGGGGCGGGACCGTGTTCGACGCGCTGCGCCTCGAGTGGTCCGGCGCGAGCCCGGACGCGCGGGCCCGGGGCGAGGGGGCGCTGGGCTCGGTGTCGAACTACCTGTCCGGGGCCGACCCGACCGGGTGGCGCACGGGCGTCGCCGAGTTCTCGGCGGTGCGGTACGCGGACCTGTGGGCCGGGGTCGACCTGGTGTACCACGGGGCCGGGGCCCGGCAGCTCGAGTACGACCTGGTGGTGAAGCCCGGGGCCTCGAGCGCCGGGGTCGGGTTCGCGGTACGCGGAGCCGACGCGCGGGTGGACGAGGAGGGGCGCCTGGTGCTCACCACGGCCGCCGGGACCGAACTGGTCCAGGACGCGCCGGTCGTGTACCAGACCGGCGCGGACGGGGCCCGCACGGCAGTAGCGGGCGCGTACCGGGTGCGCGCGGACGGGTCGATCGGGTTCGAGGTCGGCGAATACGACCGGGCGCGCGAGCTGGTGATCGACCCGGTGCTCGGGTACACGTCCGCGTTCGGGGGCACCGGGGCCGACGTGGCGTACGGGGTCGCCGCCGACGCGGCGGGCAACGCGTACGCGGTCGGGTACACGGAGTCCGCGAACTTCCCGGTCACGGGCGGGGCGTTCGACACCACGTTCGGGGCCAACCGGGACGCGTTCGTGGCCAAGCTCGGGCCCACCGGGTCGATCGTGTGGGCCAGCTACCTCGGGGGCAGCGGGGGGCCGAGCGGGTCCGACGAGGCCCACGGGGTCGCGCTCGGGTCCGACGGGAGCGTGTACGTGGTCGGGCAGACCTCGTCGAGCAACTTCCCGACCACGGCCGGGGCGTTCATGCCCACGTCCGGGGGCGGGTCGCTCCCGTACGACGCGTTCGTAACGAAGATGGCCCCGGACGGGACCACGCTCACGTACTCGAGTTACCTGGGGGGCGCGGGCTCGGACTTCGCGTACGGGGTCGCAGTGGACCGGTCGAGCGGCGAGGCCGTGGTCGTCGGGTACACGAGCAAGCCCCCGTTCGGGACCGACTTCCCCACGCTGAACGCGGCCCAAGGGACCCGGAGCGGGAACCGGGACGCGTTCGTGACCCGGTTCAACGCGGCCGGCTCCACGCTCGTGTTCTCGACGTTCCTGGGCGGGTCCGCGAGCGTGCTCGAGACCGGGTACGGGGTCGCGCTCGAGTCGAGCGGGGCCATCGACGTGGTCGGGGTCACGGACTCCGCGGACTTCCCGGTGCCCGGGTCCGGGTACGACCGGGTGCTCGCGGGCGGTTCGGACGCGTTCCTCGTGCGGTACTCGGCGGCCGGGGCGGTGCTCGCGGGGACGCTGTACGGCGGGTCCGGGGACGAGACCGGGTACGCGGTGGCCGTGGACCGCACGGACCGGGTGTACGTGACGGGCTCGACGACCTCGACGGACCTGCCCACGCGGAACCCGGTCCAGGGCACCTCGGGCGGGGGCCAGGACGCGTTCGTGGCCCGGTTCACGGGGTTGAGCGCGGCGCCCGAGTTCGCCACGTACCAGGGTGGGTCCGGGACCGACACGGGGTACGGGATCGCGGCCGACGCGGACGGGCGCGCGGTGGTCGTCGGGACCAGCGGGGGTGTCGTGCGGTACACCCCGCTCGGGACCGCGATCGACTACACGGGGACCGGGAGCGGGCTCAGCGCCGGATTCGCGGCGGCGGTGTCCGGGGACGCCATGTACGGGGCCGGGTCGAACGGGTTTTCGGACGCGATCGTGGTCCGGTTCGGTCCGGTCCCGGCCCCGGTCATCACCGGGTTCGCGGACGACACGGGCTCGTCGAATTCCGACCGGCTCACGTACGACACGACCCCGACGGTCAACGGGACCGCGCCGGCCAGCTCCACGGTCTCCGTGTACCGGCGCGCGACGGGCACCGCGGCCCCGGTCCTGCTGGGCACGGCGACGGCCACGGCCGGGGGGCTGTGGACCTACACGCTGGCCACGATGTCCGGGGACGGGGCGTACGCGCTCACGGCCACGGCGACCGTGTCGGGCCAGGTGTCGGCGCCCTCGGCCCCGCTCACGTTCACCCTGGACACGACGGCCCCGGGCGTCGCCGTCTCGGTGGCCACCCAGACGTACGACCGGCGCCCGCCGATCACGGTGACCGCTTCGGACCTGTACGGCTTGTCGACCGCGGGCACCGTGGTTCTGGACGTGGACCTGAACGGGGACAACGACTACCTGGACCCGGGCGAGGCGAACTTCGCGACCGGGACCCTGACGAACGGGGCCGTGACGTTCGAGTCGTACTCCACGTACCTGACGGTGGGGGTGACCGCGCACGTGCGGGCCCGGGCCCTGGACCGGGCCGGGAACGAGGGCACCTCGGCGGTGCGGTCGGTGCTCGTGAGCGCGTCGCCCACCTCGTGGGCGGTGACGAGTGCTACGCCCGACGCGCGGAGCGGGTACGGCGGGGCGTACGGGTGGACCACGGTCACCGACGCGCTCGTGTACGCGGGCAACGTGACCGCGTCCGTGGCCCTGGACCTGGACATGAGCACGAGCGCGTGCGGGTGCCAGAACCCGTACCTGGTGTACAACTCGCAGGAGGCGGCCCCGGCCCCGACGGTCCAGGCCCGGCTCCAGAGCGACAGCGCGCTCGGGGTCCCGACCCAGGTGCTCGGGACCCTGACCTGGGACGGGGCGGTGGTCGGGACCGTGTCGTACGACCTGACCGCGCTGTCGCCCGGGGGCGAGTGGGTGTTTGGGCTGGCCCCGACGACGAGCCTGGGGACCGGGCGCCACACGTACGCGCTGGACCTGTTCGTGGACTACACGGGCACGGTTAACGACGTGTCCCGGAGCGCGACCGGGCAGACGTTCCTGGTGGACCGGTCGAACAGCGCGTACGGGGCCGGGTGGAGCTTCTCGAACACGGACGCGCTGGTCACGGTGGCCGCGTCGGGCGCGTACCCGGCGGGGCTGCTGCGCCTGTACGGGAAGGGCGGGTGGGCGTTCTACCCGTCGGCCGGGGCCGGGGCGTACACGTCGCCCGCCGGGGACGCGGGGGCCCTGGCGACGTTCGGGAGCGGGTGGCGGTACACGAACTGGGACGGCAAGGTGCTCACGTTCGACGCGTCCGGGCGGATGACCACGTGGACCTCGCCGGACGGGACCGAGACCCTGACGTACACGTACGACGGGGCGGGCACCGGGACCGCGATGCGGGTGGCGACGATGGCCGGTCCGGACGGCGGGGTCGCCACGTTCGCGTACTCCGGGGCGCTGCTGTCCTCGGTGCTCGCGCCCGGGGCCCGGACCACGACGTTCGCGCTCTCGGGCACGGACCTGGTCACGGTCACGGACCCGACCGCGCGGACCCACACGTTCGCGTACGCGGCCCACCGTCTCACCGGGGAGACGGCGACCGGGGTGGCCACGGCGTACTCGTACGCGAACGGGCTCGCGCAAACGGTTCAGGTCGGAACCGACCCGGTGGCCACGGTGACAGCGGCGTTGGCGACGGGCGTGGGTAAGGCCGGGACCGTGACGGGCGGCGGGATTCGTGGGGTCTACACGGACCCGCTCGCGAACGGGACCGTGTACGCGTTCAACAAGTTCGGGCAACCGGTGCAGCGGGTTGCCCCGGACGGGGGGAAGGAATCATACGCCCGGGACGCGAACGGGTACGTGACCGGTTACACGGACCAACTGGACCGAGTCACGACGTACACGGTGAACGCGCGCGGTCAAATGACCGGTGTCGTGAACCCGGACCTGACGGTAGCAACCTATATATACGGCGGGGCCAACGGCGCACTCTCGGCGTACATGGACTCGCGGGGTGGGCTCTGGACGTACACGAGTGACTCGTTCGGGCGCCCGACCACCTCGAAGGATCCGCTCGGCAGGGTCACGACGTACACGTACGCGTCGGGGCTGTTGCAGACTACGGTCGACGGACTCGGGAACGTGGTCACGTACCAGTACGACGCGGCACGCAGGCGAACCGGCGCGCTGTCGGGCGGGGCCGTTACCGGTACTACGGGGTACGACGCGGCCGGGAACGCAGTCACGTGGGTCGACGCGTTCGGGAAGACCACGACGACCGCGTATGACAAGGCGGGCCGGGTGACAGCCGTGACGGACGCGCTCGGGAAGACCACGACGAGCGTGTACGCGACCTCGGGGCAACTGCTCTCGACCACGGACCCGGTCGGCAATGTGACGAGCTATGTCTACGACGCGTCGGGCCGGTTGGTGGTGACGATCGAGGCGTACGGAACCTTGCTCGAGCGCCGCACGACATCGGTGTACGACGGGGTCGGCAATCTGATCGCGACGGTGGACCCGCTAGGGCACCGCACCACGACCCTTCTCGACTCACTCTATCGTGTGAGTGCAATCGTAGATGCGCTCGGGAACCGGACGACCACGGCTTATGACCTGTTGGGACAGGTCGGAGCATCGATCGACCCGTTGGGTCGGTTGACCCGGTTCGGGTATGATTCTCAGGGGCGACAGATCACGGTGACGGACGCGCTTGGGAATGTCTCGAGCACCGTGTACGACGCAGACTCACACGTGATCGCGACGGTGGACCCGCTCGGTCACCGGACCACGAGCGTGTACGACGGCGCGGGCCAACTGATCGCGAGCGTTGACGCGCTGGGAAAGGCGACGAGTTTCGGGTACGACAAGGCAGGCCAACAGATCACGGTGACGGACCCGCGCGGGAACGTGACGACGACCCAGTACGACGCGCGGGGCCGGGCCGAAGCGGTCATCGACGGCGCGGGCAAACGCGCCACGACCGTGTTCGATGTCGCCGACCGCGTGACCGCGACCGTAGACCCGCGCGGGAACCGCACGAGTTACTCCTACGACAGCGTCGGACGGGTCGTGGAGGTACAAGACGCACTGGGCAAAGTTACCTCAACGGTTTACGACGCCGCGGGCCGGACGATCGCGACGGTCGACACACGCGGGAATCGGACCACGACTGGGTACGACGCGCTGAGTCGGGTTTCCACAACCCAGGACGTGCTGGGGAACTACACGACGAGCGTGTACGACGCAGCGGACCGGGTGATCGCCGTCGTCGATGCGCGCGGCAATCGTGTGACCTCGGTGTACGACGACGTGGACCGTGAAATTGCGACCGTTGATGCCTTAGGAAACCGCTCGACGTGTGTGTATGACGCGGCCGGGAACATGATCGTTTCGCTTAACGCCAAGGGCTATGCGACGACATCGACCTACGACGGACTGAACCGGGTGATCGCAACCACGGACCCGCTCGGTGCGGTCTCGTCCGTGAGTTTTGATGCGGCCGGGCGCGTGGTAACAAAGACCGATCCTCGGGGGAACGTGACAACGGTCGTTTACGACGACGCGAACCGGGTGGTCGAGGTGGTCGACGCGCTTGGGAACCGCTCGACGACGGTGTATGACGAGGCCGGTAACGCGACCGTCACGGTCGACGCGCTGGGGCGGCGCACGACGAGTACGTTCGACTCTCTCAACCGAGTCGTGACGGTGAAAGACGCCCTGAACCAGGTGTCGACGATCGTTTACGACGAGGCCGGCAACGTGGTTTCGGTGACGGACCCGCTGAACCACACGACGACGAGTACGTACGACCGCCTCAACCGGGTCTCGGTGGTGACCGACGCGCGGAACAAGAGCACTACGACGACGTACGACGAGACCGGCAACGTGCGGACGGTGACGGACCCGCTGAACCACACGACGACGTGGGTGTATGACCAGCTCAACCGGGTCTCGGTGGTGACCGACGCGCGGAACAAGAGCACCACGACGACGTACGACGAGGCCGGCAACGTGCGGACCGTCACGGACCCACTGAACCGGGTCACGACGTACGGGTACGATGCTCGAAACCTGCAAGTCGCCCGGACCGATCCGGCCGGGAAAGTGTGGACTACGCAGTACGATGAGTTGGGCCGGGCGTGGCGTCAGGTCGACCCCCTGGGCAACGACGCGCGGACCTATTTCGACGCAGCGGGCCGGGCCGCCGAGAGTGCCGATGCGCTCGGGAACCGGCGCACCACGGTGTTCGACAATGCGGGCAATGCGGTCGCTGCGGTCGACCCGCTGGGGAACCGGACCACGGTCACGTTCGACGCGCTCAACCGTGCCGTCGCGATGCAAGACGCGCTAGGCTTCCGGTCGACGAGCCTGTACGACGCGGTGGGTAACGTCACGGTTACGGTCGACGCACTCAACCGGCGCACAACAACCGCGTTCGACGCGCTGAACCGCGTCGTGACGGTCAAAGACGCCCGGAACGGTGTCACCTCGACGACGTACGACAAGGCCGGCAACGTGGCGACCCGGACCGACCCGCTCGGACACACGACCAGTTACGGGTACGACACGGTGAACCGGTTGGTGACGACCACGGACCCGCTCGGGAAGGTCGTGACCACGGCGTACGACGATGCGGGGAACATAACCGCGTCCACCGACCCGCTGAACCACACGACGAGTTGGGTCTATGACGAACTCAACCGGAGCGTCGAAACGGTCGACCCGCTCAACAACCGGACCACGAGCGTGTACGACGCGGCCGGGCAACTGAGCGCCTCGGTGGACGCGCGCGGGAACCGTACGAGTTACACCTACGACCCGCGCGGCCTGGTCCAGACGGCCACTGACCCGTTCGGGAAAATCACGACGTCGGTCTACGACGCCGCCGGGAACCGGACCGCGGTCACCAACACCCGCGGGTTCACCACCACGTCGGCCTACGACGTGCTGAACCGGGTACTCGCGACGACGGATGCGCTGGGCAACACCACGACGAGCGTGTACGACGCCGCGGGCAACGTGGTCGCGACGATCGACGCGCTCGGGTACCGGGCGACGAGTGTGTACGACCAACTGAACCGGGTGGTTGCCAGCGTCGATGCGCTCGGGAACCGTGCGACTGTCGGGTACGATGCGGTCGGGAACGTGGCGAGCCGGACCGACGGGCTCAACCGGGTGACCAGTTACGGGTACGACGAACTGGACCGTGCGATCACCGAAACCGACCCGCGGGGCTTCACGACCACGAGTGCGTACGACGCGGCCGGGAACCGAACGGGGGTGATCGACGCACTCGGGAACCGAACCACCTGGGTGTACGACCCGGCCGACCGGGTCATTACGGAAACCGACCCGTTCGGCGCGAGCGCGACCTACGCGTTCGACGCGGCCGGGCGCCGGACGTCCGAAACGGACCGGCTGGGCCGGCGCCGGGACTACACGTACGACGACGCGAACCGGGTCGCCACGGAGAAGTGGTACGCTGTTGGCGGGGCGCTCACCCAGACCCAAACGTGGACCTACGACAAGGCCGGGAACATGCTCACCGCCGTCGACCCGGACGGCGCCTACACGCTCACGTACGACGCGCTGAACCGGGTCATCACGGTCCAGGAGCCGTTCGGCCTGACGCTGACAATGGGTTACGATTTCGTGGGCAACAGGACCTCGGTTCAGGACTCCAAGAACGGGTTCACCACGGTGACGTTCGACGGCCTGGACCGGCAGACCAGTGAGCAGACCGCGGGCACGGGCGTTTCGGCCACGCGGTTCGATTACGCGTACACGGCCCGGAGCGAGGTCGCGAGTCTTACGCGGTACTCGAACCTGGCCGGTACGACCGTGGTCGGCACCACGACCTACGACTACGACGCGGCCGGCCGCGAAACGCACCTCAAGAGCACCAGCGGGTCGGGTACGGTTCTGGCGAACTACACCTACACGTTCGACGCAGCCGATCAAATGACTGCGAAGCAGGAAAACGGGACCACCACGAGCTACAGTTACGATGCGGCCGGCCAGTTAACGGCCGACGGGGCGACGACCTACGGCTACGACAAGACCGGGAACCGAACGAACACGGGGTACGTGACCGGGTCGGGTAACCGGATGACGAGTGACGGGGTGTGGACGTACACCTACGACGCTAACGGGAACGTGGTCAAGCGGAGCAAGGGGGCGTCGAGCGACACCTGGGTGTACGGGTTCGATAACCGGAACCAGATGACGAGTGCGGCCTACAGTGCGAGTGACGGCGGAACCGTATCTCAGCGCGTGACATACGTGTACGACGCGTTCGGGAACCGGATCGAGCGCGACGCGTGGAACGGGACAACAACTGTTGAACGCTACGCAATGGACGGGTGGGATCCGGCCAAACCGAACGCGGTTGGGACGGAGAATTTCGATACTTGGGTAGACATGGACAATGTGAATGCTTTGACCGTGCGCCGGATGTTCGGTACGGGGTCTGATGAACAAATCGCGCGACAGACTTCGAGTGGGACAATACTGTGGTATTTGAACGATCCTCAACAGTCGGTTCGTCAACTCACTGACAACACGGGGAATTTGGTCGGTACTCTTGCCTATTCGGCATTCGGGCAACTTACAGCAAGCAGTGGCACCCTCGATCGCTATCGATTCACGAGTCGTGAGGTTGACGTCGTTACGGGGTTCCAGTACAGCCGCGGACGCAACTACGATGCATTCAGTGGTAAGTGGCTAAGTGCTGACCCACTTAGCTTTGCAGCCGGCGATGCCAACTTGTACCGGTATGTTGGAAATCAACCGACGACGCGAACAGACCCGAGCGGTCTACAGATGGCGAGCTCAGTTGTTACAAACGCGGGAGCGGCCATCGCCGGGGGGGTATTTGCTGCTGTAGCAGCGCGCGGACGAATTCAAGAAGTTTTTCTAGATCAAAAAGATTCGAAGAGTGTAATAGAGTCAACCGGAGGTAAAATTGAGGGGTCTTTAGCCTATGTTATGGGGTCAAAGCTCGCTATTCATAGAGCTAAAATTGTAATACCGTTGCCGTTGAGTCAGGCTGTATGTGACGATATCAAGGTTCGGATAAGTACGGACTCGGGCTCAGCTGCGAGTGCTGCAATTGGGGGAGGGCCGATGGCTCTCGTGAATGGTCCTGGATTAACTTACGGCTTCCCCGGCGGTATCGCTAAGAACGTCAAAATTGATAGAACAGCTAAAGAAGTGACTATAGATATTTTTGGAATAGATCCAGATCGACTATTGCCAGAAGAGATTAATAAATACTCAATGAGATTAAATTGGCAAATATCATTTCAAGGCGGGGCGGATGGGACATGGGTGAAGATTCCAAATTCTAACTATAACCATTATGTTATTTATACAACATGGAAGACGCCCAAGATTGCTGACACTCGATTGTATCAAGATTTTCTAGATGCGGGGGTTCGAGGTGCCGGCGGTAAGAAGCCATCAAATGAATTGCAGGCTGTTGATCTATTATTTGGCGCTTTTCGTAATAGAAGATTTCAGGGCTCAAACGGCAAGCCGGTTTCCTATTATAAGAACGGGGGTGTGCATCTCGAAAATCGCGTAGGAGCCCGCGATTTATTGATTAGCTGCGATGGGCAATGTGATGATTGGGCAAATTTATTTGTCAAAGTGCTTCGCGCTCAGGGGATCGAACCTAAAGGCAATAATGGCATTTGGACATATAGTACTGATGATAATAAAAATAAAAATCTGAGAGAGTGGTTCCTTGTTAAAGGGCAGTGGCAATTTAATGGGAATCCGCCTGTGAAGATGATAAAAAGTGTCACAGTTGGTGGTAAAGATTATGAATATGCTAATGTAAGAGAAAAAGGTCGTGAGGCTTGGGCGAGATTTAACGGGGCTGGGAGCGTCAGTGTCCCTACTTCTTTTTTGTCGAAGCCATTTCCTCCAATGGTGACATATAAGAAGGGGGTGGGTGAGCCAGTCGGGCAAAATACACAAAATCCGTTTCCATCATTCACGAATCATGTCGTGGTATTTTGGGGTCCGGATGGCGGCCGCATCCCGTCGTTTGTTCCATTCATTGGCGGGCTCAATAGGATTTACGACCCGAGTTATGGGACTGTATCGGCGAAGACCGCTTTTGTAGATAATGCTATTTTTGCTTATGTTATTCCCGCTGAAACTAAGTTGAGTAATGTGCGAAAGACCGCGAAGGGTGAAGATGGACAAGTCGTCAGTGTTTGGCTCTTCCGAACTCCTGATGCGACTGATAACGACACGAAACGATGGGTAAAATCTGAAGAAAGGTAG